A stretch of Vairimorpha necatrix chromosome 2, complete sequence DNA encodes these proteins:
- a CDS encoding putative double-strand-break repair protein RAD21, which yields MYTIPLILKICKKTSENTIKKQDLKQTDINKMLIETSLNNSTTILICVVKIYCKKIKYLLDESNEILTLLGYYKKIKVNREKRVVEQEDVYISDIIVPDITSDYSIEPMRDDEEIRDSTHLQSLDSTLLKSFNIPIKRKKLEDEIIEYDSKYYRDNICGARISAPPDHKINTKYNFNIPEFFNERLKLTVESMRDETLLEQYNEISIGEQYGEDIIESFNNESISEYDVEKCLDIDNLPNKFVFNEHVEYLDKEDKAKLFFDLLRQASIGKISVEQDNPDSSIICTINI from the coding sequence atgtatacAATCCCGctgatattaaaaatctgCAAAAAAACATCAGAAAACACTATAAAAAAGCAAGACTTAAAACAGAcagatataaataaaatgctAATTGAAACATCATTAAATAATAGTACAACTATTCTAATATGTGTAGTAAAGATATATTgcaaaaagataaaatatttactagATGAATCTAATGAGATACTAACACTTTTGGGAtattacaagaaaataaaggTAAATAGAGAGAAAAGGGTGGTCGAACAAGAAgatgtttatatttcagATATAATAGTGCCAGATATTACCAGTGACTACTCCATTGAACCAATGAGAGACGACGAAGAGATAAGAGACAGCACACATTTACAAAGTCTAGACAGCAcacttttaaaaagttttaatatTCCTATAAAGaggaaaaaattagaagatGAGATTATTGAGTACGatagtaaatattatagGGATAATATATGTGGGGCCAGGATATCAGCACCGCCAgatcataaaataaatacaaaatataattttaatattccCGAATTCTTTAATGAAAGGCTGAAGCTTACAGTTGAATCAATGAGAGATGAAACACTATTAGAGCaatataatgaaatttCCATAGGGGAACAATACGGCGAAGATATTATTGAATCATTCAATAATGAAAGTATAAGCGAATATGATGTCGAGAAATGTCTTGATATTGACAATCTTCCCAATAAATTTGTCTTTAATGAGCATGTGGAATATTTGGACAAGGAAGACAAAgccaaattattttttgatttattaagACAGGCTTCTATAGGGAAGATTTCAGTAGAACAAGACAACCCCGATTCATCAATAATTTGTACAATCAATATTtag
- a CDS encoding BRCA2 and CDKN1A-interacting protein, with protein MSSYSSSDNSEEYISSESETFECSLISEIPMDDFCFLLTRCKFFSDPDKLVFVDKVFVVSNDIVLYYILFLDYNKIISLVDKKVKKHINALTNKKDIILVYIDKLCNINIQEIVKAYKHLNITDTTYIVISKCYNPAHEEKEEFKELFPDYKESLEVIPVRIEEIFLSEFSKKKNFTLGGFPFQLCLIEGKDMKKYIEILEKEVEQK; from the coding sequence ATGTCAAGTTATTCTTCATCAGATAATAGCGAAGAATACATTTCATCGGAATCAGAAACATTTGAATGTTCATTAATCTCTGAAATTCCTATGGAtgatttttgttttctacTTACAAGATGTAAATTCTTTAGTGATCCAGATAAACTTGTTTTTGTTGATAAAGTATTTGTAGTCTCTAATGATATCGTTTTATACTACATATTATTCCTAGactataataaaataatatcattagtagataaaaaagtaaaaaaacatattaacGCTCtaactaataaaaaagatatcaTCTTAGTATATATTGATAAGTTGTGTAATATCAATATACAAGAAATAGTAAAAGCGTACaaacatttaaatataactGATACGACATATATAGTTATAAGCAAATGCTATAACCCGGCGCatgaagaaaaagaagaatttaaagaattatttCCAGATTATAAGGAATCACTAGAAGTAATACCAGTTAGAatagaagaaatatttttgagtgaattttcaaagaaaaaaaattttacactTGGAGGATTTCCATTTCAGCTGTGTTTAATTGAAGGTAAAGATATGAAGAAATATATAGAGatattagaaaaagaagtagaacaaaaataa
- a CDS encoding putative SP-containing protein — translation MYEVIKIYYVMIVIISMIFCSDSFCSFHAGCVNNYRSRQIQIDHSILSRTDVNMREFEYFKQSLIMLSQDELNNLYNVVDVHLIKNNDDHYLLFQELCKSLDNFEKILEIKKNLLKISKSSSAKLNISEDVLYEININKKYIYDRSQRLKRLGKKYIFSIKKIINTSNLTKNKVEFYEFVFDFIGILFDFITNNTHKTHVKLHYSYIINRYQTYEHCMHMLVNNISLPKILYHTEQCLRVEIDISVAKMNEIIVELRYLVKNINKFYQNIDKYLTRIRKNLDLIQECMKDSDIQFKH, via the coding sequence ATGTAtgaagttataaaaatttattacgTGATGATTGTTATAATTTCGATGATTTTTTGTTCAGACTCTTTTTGTAGCTTTCACGCTGGTTGTGTCAATAATTATAGAAGTCGTCAGATCCAAATAGACCATTCTATATTATCAAGAACAGACGTAAATATGAGGgaatttgaatattttaaacaaagTTTAATCATGTTAAGCCAGGACGAGCTCAATAATCTTTATAACGTTGTAGATGtacatttaattaaaaacaatgatgatcattatttattatttcaagAACTATGTAAGTCTttagataattttgaaaaaatcttagaaataaaaaaaaatttattaaaaatttcaaaaagtTCTTCTGCCAAGTTAAATATAAGCGAAGATGTTTTATATgagataaatataaataaaaaatatatttatgataGAAGCCAAAGACTAAAAAGACTTGGAAAAAAGTACATTTTTtcgataaaaaaaatcattaataCGTCTAACTTGACGAAGAATAAGGTTgaattttatgaatttgTTTTCGATTTTATTGGAATACTTTTTGATTTCATAACCAATAATACTCATAAAACGCACGTTAAATTACATTATagttatattattaatcgATATCAAACATATGAACACTGCATGCATATGTTGgttaataatatttcccttccaaaaattttatatcataCAGAACAATGTTTACGAGTAGAAATTGATATTAGTGTGGCTAAAATGAATGAAATTATAGTAGAATTAAGATATttagttaaaaatataaataagttttatcaaaacattgataaatatttaacacGTATACGTAAAAACCTTGATTTGATTCAAGAATGTATGAAAGATTCAGATATACaatttaaacattaa